The Haploplasma axanthum region TTATCAAGAATATTAACTCCATTTAAGTAGTACTCATCACCAACTAATACTCCTAGATATCTTTTAGTAATTTTGTTATTAAAGTTTTTATCATCTCTGAATAAACTTTTATATAAAACTATAAAACCAGAAAGTACTAAAAGGTATACAACACCAATAATAATAACAAAGTAGTTTTTCAATAATACTCCTGAAACTATTATTCCTAAACTTAATAATAAAACAATACTTATAATTGTATATCTAAAACCTTTTTTAGCTACTAATTCTAAAATAGATCTATTTTTAATTTTCAAGAAGTATTGAACTAATGATGCAATACCAATAATAACAAATAAAGGAACCATTGAAAATCCCATAACAAGATTATCAGTTTTAGTTCTTGAATTCTTATCAGATACTATAAGTACTAAAATAATTATTGCAAGGATTATATATAGTATTCCTGTATATAGGAATGTTTTAATTTTTCTTTTCATTATTTCACCTTTTTCTTATATTTATATTTTAAAAAATGAAAGACCTTAAATCTTTCACTCTTTAAAATAATCAATTAACTCTTTATTTGTGCACGATATATATTAGCATATACAGAATCATTAGCAAGCAACTCTTGATGAGTTCCTTCCTCTACTTTTAGTCCCTTTTGTAACACAATTATTTTATTTGCACTTTTAATTGTTGATAATCTATGAGCTATAACAATCAAAGTTCTTCCTTTTTTAACTTTTTCTAATGCATTTTGAATCATTGTTTCTGTTTCAGTATCAATGTTAGCCGTCGCCTCATCCATAATCAAAATTCTTGGATTATGAGCAATTACTCTAGCAAATGATATAATTTGGCGTTCACCAATACTCATATTTTTACCACCACGAGTCATTTCTTCATGTATTCCATTTGGAAGTTTATTTAATAATGATTCACCACCAACAGACTTTAAAATCTCAATTGCTTCTTCATCACTAATATCAGCACCAAATTTAATATTGTCTGCTAGTGTACCTGTAAATAACATTGGATCTTGTAAAATAATTCCAATATCTTTTCGATATGATCGTTTTGAGTTTGTTGTTATATCAATATCATCAATAAGAATTCTTCCGCTATCATATGTCTTAAAATCATAGAATCTAAGTAATAGATTCATTAATGTTGATTTACCACTTCCGGTATGTCCAACAATTCCTACCATGCTATTTTCTTTTATATCAAATGAAACACCCTTTAAGACTGGTTGTCCTTCAACATAAGAAAACCAAACATCATCAAACTTAATATTTCCATTAACTCTTGGAAGAATTTCAAATGAATCATCTTCTTGTTCACCATCAATTACTTTAAAAATTCTTTCTGTTCTTACTAGTGAGTGTTGTAGATTACCTATTTCTCTAAATAGAACACCTACTGGTTCAATTATTCCTGTTAAATAAGTATTATAAGCATAAATTGTTCCTGCTGTTACTGTAAATCCTACAACTGTCAAATATCCATTACCAAAATAGAAAACAATTAATGCTGTAACTAATGATCCAATTAATCTAATCATATTCCATCCTAAAGATAGATGAAGTCTAGTTTCTTTTAATTGTTCATTCATATAACTTCTTGATAAATCGTTAAATTTACCAATTGTTTCTTCCTCATAGTTGAAAATTTGGAGAATACTTACACCATTGATTATTTCGTTTAATTGAGCAGTAATTAACGATCCTTGCTCATTAACTTTTTCAGCAATTGAGTTTAAATTTCTAACAAAGTATTTAAGCCATATGTATACAAGTGGGAAAATTATAAAACTGATAAGTGCTAAATTCTTATCAAGATAAAACATCCCAATATAAGCAAAAACAATTGACATAGAAGCGTTTAATAAAAGATTCATTAATGTTGAAAATAATCCCATCATTCCACCAACATCATTAATAACTCTATTAGCAATCTTTCCTGCTGGTTCTTCTTCAAAATATTTCATCGGCATTCTTTGAAGCGATGTTACGGCATCAATTCTCGCATCTTTTACTATATTAACATTAAGTCTAGCTGTTGAAATTCTTTGAATATATGTAAATAAGATTTGCATAAATAATCTAACTGCTAAAATAATTACTAAGACCATTAATGGATTAACCACTGGTTCATAGAATAATCTTACTTCTTTACTAGTCAAAAGCTTTGAATCATATGTAACAACACTTCCACTTTGACTCTTAAAAGTTATTTTAGAGCCATTATCAATAATTTCTTTATTACCTCTAACATATTCTTCACTAATTAAATCATCAATAAAATAATATTTACCTTTACTAATAACTACCATTATTCCATTAGTACTTTCATCGTCTTGTGAATAGTATTTATTATTATATAGAACAGCACCATCTTTATTTTCATTTATTTCATACCAAGGTTTTTCAATAGCCACCAAATAATCATCCATGATTGCTTTTACAATTAATGGTGATGCTAGATTTAAAACTTGAACTGTAATCATTGCGAGGATTGCAAATGTTAATAATGCTTTATATTTTCTAATATAACGCCAAACTTTTTTAATTGTTTTAAACATTGTTATTCCCCCTTAAATCATTGTTATCTGGTTAATATATTGTTCTTTATACCAACCATCTTCTTTTAATAACTCTTCGTGTGTTCCACGTTGAGTAATTCGACCATTTTCTAAAACTAAAATAATGTCAGCATCTCTTACTGCACTAAATCTATGTGCAATAATAATATTAGTTTTATCTCTTCTAAATCTCTTTAAATCATTAATAATATTATCCTCTGTTTTAGCATCAACAGCAGATAATGAATCATCTAAAATTAGAATTTCAGGATCTTTAATTAACGCTCTGGCAATTGAAAGTCTTTGTTTTTGTCCACCAGATAATGTTGATCCGGATTCACCAACCATTGTATGTAATCCACGTTCTAAAAATTCTAAATCTTTTTTAAAGTCCGCAATTTTAACTGCTTTGTCTAATGCTTCAACAGTTGCTTTTGGACCACCAACTCTAATATTATCAACAACTTCACGTTTAAAAATTGTATGTGCTTGTGGTACATATCCAACTAAATTTCTAACTTCATCAATGCGATATTCTTTAATATTACTATCATCAATATAAATATCACCATCACTAACATTAAACTCTCTTAACAATTGTCTAATTAATGTTGATTTACCTGCACCAGTTGGTCCAACAATCCCAATTGTTTGACCTTTCTTAATTTCAAAATTGATGTTTTTAATAACCGGTTTACTATCAAAAGGATATTTAAATGTTACATTTTCAAATCTTATAACATTGAAATCAATAATATGTTTAGAATCATCAGTATTAATCACTTCTGTTTTTTCATTTAAAATCTCATCATATCGATCAAGAGAAATCGTTGCATTGTTAATTTGCGTGAAAATTGTTGACATAGCAATAATTGGACCATAAAGCATTCCAATATATGAAACAAATGTTACCAAGTCTCCTAAACTAATTTCGCTATTAATAATATAATAAACACCAAAAGCAAACGCTAAAACATATGCAATACCATAAATAACTTCAAACAATGGAGCAAACCAGTTTTCATAGTTAACAATATATCCCCATGAATTTATATCGTTCATGATTGCTTCTTTTTGTTTCTTTAAATCATTATTTTCTTCACCATATGCTCTAATTGTTTTTTGACCTTCAACAGATTCTAAAACAACTTCTGTCATCTTTGCATATATTTCACGATGTCTTAAAACATATTTTCTTTTACGATGGCGTATCATATTAAGAATTGTTAATCCAATTGGCATAATAGTAACAGAAATTAATGTCAGTTTCCAACTTATTGTAACAATCATTAATACAAGTGTAATTATTATTAAACCAAAGTTAAAAATAATTCCTTCAAAAAGATTCGTAGCAGCAACAGTAATTGCCTCTAAGTCACTTGTTACACGATTAATTAAATCACCTTTTTCATATTTAGAATAAAAACTTAGATCCATTTGGAACAAATGTCTTAAATATTTATCTCTAAGTTCGAAAGATAGTTTTTGAGCCAACTTACTGATTTGATAATTATAAATAAAACTCATAAAGTATCTGATTAACGGTATTAATCCAAGTGCTCCCACTAAATAAAGTAAAGTTGCACTTGTTAATTCTCCTGAAACGATTGTATCAATCGCTTGACCTAAAAAATAAGCAGGCATTAGAGATAATACTGCTAACAAAATAAGCATTATAAGTAATAAAAGATATGTCTTCCACTCTTTTTTCATAAACCATTTAATTTTCAAAAATATGTTTTTCATTATATCACCATCGCTATATTTATATATATAATTATAAAACAAGTTTAACATTTTTTTACATTTAATGAACATAAAAACATTAACTTTAGTTGTTTTATCACTATATTATAGATTGAACATCAAAATGTTTAATTTTTATGACTTAAACTCTAAAAAAAGATACAAAAAAATGTATCTTTTCAAATCACTAAAACTTAGTTATCATAAATATTTATTCAGTCTTACTAACAATTTTTTTATTAACAAGTAATCCTTTCAAAAAGAAATAGATTGCTATTAGGATAAGACCTGCCACAATAATAATATTAATATACTTATCTAATAAATTACCTCCAACAATTGCTCCACCTAAAAATAATAAAACCAAATATAAGAAAAATAATAAACTACTTGTTTTCTCATTAAAGTTTCCTAGAATTAAATATGTTGCTGCATGGAATGCTACTACAAGACCAATCCATAGAGATGGAGTACCTAGATTACTTCCAAAGTCTTTATTAATACCTGGAATAATAAAACCAATAGTTGAAGCAGCAATTACAATAATTAATTCAATTATAAACAACCATTCATAATTATACTTCTTACTTTTTAAAATAGGAATAATCGTTAAACAGCCAACGGTTATTAATATTCCACCTGTAACTATCTTCTTTAAGTTTAATCCAAAGACATCATCTGCAAAATCAAAGATAAATGCAATTCCAAGTGCTAAGAATAATCCTGCAATGATCCAATAAATAACTTTTAATACTTTATGATTTTTTTCTTTCATAGTAATTCCTCCCTTAATATATTTTATAATATAACTTTTTTTGTTTTAGATACCTTTTATGTTCTAAAATGCTAGTTTAATGTAATGAATGACAAAAAACAGTTATTAACATTAACCAAACTTAAAAAAGCAAACATATTTTTGCATCAAAAAAGAAGGATTTCTATAATTTCAGATATCCTTCTTTCGAATTTACATATTTAATACCCCAGTTATTTTAAAGTTATCTTTTAAAAAACATATTTTTCTAAATATTATTAATATTTTAAGTCACACTTTTAATCAATTTAATAACTCAAATATTTCTTTAAATATATCTGATTTATCTAAATTACCAATTCGTACTAGTTCATAATATAACTCAAATATATTTTCATCTTCATTTACAACTAGATAGTTAACTAATTCTTGATATGTCATACTTCTTATATTGTTTTTCTCATTTTGTGAGTATATTCCCTCACCAGCATAAATATATCCTGTAGTTTCTACACCGAATTTTCTAATATTTTTTTCATCTTTTACTGGTACTTCATAATAAAAATCTACATACTCTCCATAAACTAGTTCGGTTCCTGTTACAAAATTTGTTTTAATATCATATTTATTCGTATAAACTGATTTCTTAAGTTTAGCTTCTTTAACTTCAACTTTACTATTAAGTGAAAAATCAATAGCAATGTAATCAATACCATAATTAATTACTCCAGGCATAACTAATCTAACAACAATGTATTCATCACTTACATTACTTAAATCAAGTTCGATAATTTGATTTTCATCCAAATATGTCTTTGGTTGTATACTACCTTGTTTAATCCAAGTTCCATTAACTTTTAACTGTATTTCCAATTCAAGTGTTTCAAAAATATTATTCAAAGAAATCTTTGAATCATTATTCTTGTTAAATAATTGATCCATTAACCAAAGATTATCAATAGACCCAAGTGATGATGTAACATCATTAAACATCTTCATTGATTTTCCTAATTCCCTAGCTGATATTATTAATTTTGCGAATGAATTATACTCACTTCTTTTAAACATTGCATCATAATATATTAAACCTAAATTTTGTTCAGATTTAAGTGCATAATTACCATCTTTTACCAATACATTTTCAATCATTGAATTGTTATTTTCATCAACAAAACTTATGGGCTTTGTATAATTCTTTATAGTTTGAACATTACCGTTTATATCAAATACTACATCTAGTATATCTTCATCACTATAGTCAAAAACATATAAAACAGTATCTTTTAAAGTTGTAACAGAAGTACCTTCTTCTACAACTCTAATTATATATTCACCATTTACTTCTTCTAAATATCTTAAACTACCATAAGTTGTACCTTCTATACTTTCTAGCATTGAGAATGGAAATGGTTCATGTTCAAATATCACATTACCATTTGAGTCTACACTGTATAAGAATGGCGATTCTCCAGATGATTTAGTAACTTTAACTTCTTGCCTATATTCAGCATCATCAATTATTACTCTTACATTATAGTTTTCTCCGCTTGCCTCTTCAACAGAATA contains the following coding sequences:
- a CDS encoding ABC transporter ATP-binding protein, giving the protein MFKTIKKVWRYIRKYKALLTFAILAMITVQVLNLASPLIVKAIMDDYLVAIEKPWYEINENKDGAVLYNNKYYSQDDESTNGIMVVISKGKYYFIDDLISEEYVRGNKEIIDNGSKITFKSQSGSVVTYDSKLLTSKEVRLFYEPVVNPLMVLVIILAVRLFMQILFTYIQRISTARLNVNIVKDARIDAVTSLQRMPMKYFEEEPAGKIANRVINDVGGMMGLFSTLMNLLLNASMSIVFAYIGMFYLDKNLALISFIIFPLVYIWLKYFVRNLNSIAEKVNEQGSLITAQLNEIINGVSILQIFNYEEETIGKFNDLSRSYMNEQLKETRLHLSLGWNMIRLIGSLVTALIVFYFGNGYLTVVGFTVTAGTIYAYNTYLTGIIEPVGVLFREIGNLQHSLVRTERIFKVIDGEQEDDSFEILPRVNGNIKFDDVWFSYVEGQPVLKGVSFDIKENSMVGIVGHTGSGKSTLMNLLLRFYDFKTYDSGRILIDDIDITTNSKRSYRKDIGIILQDPMLFTGTLADNIKFGADISDEEAIEILKSVGGESLLNKLPNGIHEEMTRGGKNMSIGERQIISFARVIAHNPRILIMDEATANIDTETETMIQNALEKVKKGRTLIVIAHRLSTIKSANKIIVLQKGLKVEEGTHQELLANDSVYANIYRAQIKS
- a CDS encoding ABC transporter ATP-binding protein — its product is MKNIFLKIKWFMKKEWKTYLLLLIMLILLAVLSLMPAYFLGQAIDTIVSGELTSATLLYLVGALGLIPLIRYFMSFIYNYQISKLAQKLSFELRDKYLRHLFQMDLSFYSKYEKGDLINRVTSDLEAITVAATNLFEGIIFNFGLIIITLVLMIVTISWKLTLISVTIMPIGLTILNMIRHRKRKYVLRHREIYAKMTEVVLESVEGQKTIRAYGEENNDLKKQKEAIMNDINSWGYIVNYENWFAPLFEVIYGIAYVLAFAFGVYYIINSEISLGDLVTFVSYIGMLYGPIIAMSTIFTQINNATISLDRYDEILNEKTEVINTDDSKHIIDFNVIRFENVTFKYPFDSKPVIKNINFEIKKGQTIGIVGPTGAGKSTLIRQLLREFNVSDGDIYIDDSNIKEYRIDEVRNLVGYVPQAHTIFKREVVDNIRVGGPKATVEALDKAVKIADFKKDLEFLERGLHTMVGESGSTLSGGQKQRLSIARALIKDPEILILDDSLSAVDAKTEDNIINDLKRFRRDKTNIIIAHRFSAVRDADIILVLENGRITQRGTHEELLKEDGWYKEQYINQITMI